Proteins encoded within one genomic window of Couchioplanes caeruleus:
- a CDS encoding ferredoxin reductase family protein, with product MRTVQLFWGLVLLNVAVVWTLFFTIAPEPKHALVGVGQFLGLHAALLMILQLTLVARLPWLDRRVGMDRLTSWHRWTGFTLFWVVLLHPLFVMAGYAAVSHSSTWQQFRNLAGMLGSLVGMIALVVVVVAAAASLRSVRRRLQYETWHAVHVLLYAAVALVLVHQLFEVSAFTAAPVATAYWWALWVFALGALLVGRIAMPLWRNARHRLRVAAVVPESDDVVSVHISGRDLDRLPARAGQFFIWRFPGYARWWQANPFSLSAAPDGRTLRLTAKAVGGASAALRHVPVGSRVFAEGPYGAFTSLRRTRDKTLLVAGGVGVTPIRALLEELSGDVVVLYRVHSRADAVLLAELESLAHERGARVHLLAGRTGAGSPPFAPFAPDNLATTVPDVAERDIFVCGPPPMTEAVIRALRALKVPRSQIHAERFRLAA from the coding sequence ATGCGGACCGTTCAGCTCTTCTGGGGTCTCGTGCTCCTCAACGTCGCCGTGGTGTGGACGTTGTTCTTCACCATCGCGCCCGAGCCGAAGCACGCGCTGGTCGGCGTCGGGCAGTTCCTCGGGCTGCACGCCGCCCTGCTGATGATCCTGCAGCTCACCCTCGTCGCGCGGCTGCCGTGGCTGGACCGGCGGGTGGGCATGGACCGGCTCACCTCGTGGCACCGGTGGACGGGGTTCACGCTGTTCTGGGTGGTGCTGCTGCATCCGCTGTTCGTCATGGCGGGCTACGCGGCCGTCTCGCACTCCTCGACCTGGCAGCAGTTCCGGAACCTGGCAGGCATGCTGGGGTCGCTGGTCGGCATGATCGCGCTGGTCGTCGTCGTGGTCGCGGCCGCGGCGTCGCTCCGATCGGTCCGCCGCCGCCTGCAGTACGAGACCTGGCACGCGGTACACGTGCTCCTCTACGCGGCGGTCGCGCTGGTCCTGGTCCACCAGTTGTTCGAGGTCTCGGCGTTCACGGCCGCACCGGTCGCGACCGCGTACTGGTGGGCGTTGTGGGTCTTCGCGCTCGGGGCGCTGCTCGTGGGCCGAATTGCGATGCCGCTGTGGCGCAACGCGCGGCACCGGCTGCGGGTCGCCGCGGTGGTGCCCGAGTCCGACGACGTGGTCTCCGTCCACATCTCCGGCCGGGACCTCGACCGGCTGCCCGCCCGGGCCGGGCAGTTCTTCATCTGGCGGTTCCCCGGGTACGCCCGCTGGTGGCAGGCGAACCCCTTCTCGCTGTCGGCGGCGCCGGACGGGCGCACGCTGCGGCTGACCGCGAAGGCCGTCGGCGGGGCGAGCGCGGCGCTGCGGCACGTCCCGGTCGGCTCGCGGGTGTTCGCGGAGGGGCCGTACGGCGCCTTCACCTCCCTGCGCCGCACGCGCGACAAGACGCTGCTGGTCGCCGGCGGAGTGGGGGTCACGCCGATCCGGGCGTTGCTCGAGGAGCTGTCCGGTGACGTCGTGGTGCTCTACCGCGTGCACAGCCGGGCCGACGCCGTCCTGCTCGCCGAGCTGGAGTCCCTGGCGCACGAGCGCGGGGCGCGGGTGCACCTGCTGGCCGGCCGTACGGGAGCCGGAAGCCCGCCGTTCGCCCCGTTCGCGCCGGACAACCTGGCCACCACGGTGCCGGACGTCGCCGAGCGCGACATCTTCGTCTGCGGCCCGCCCCCGATGACCGAGGCCGTGATCCGCGCCCTGCGGGCCCTGAAGGTCCCCCGTAGCCAGATCCACGCAGAACGGTTCAGGCTCGCGGCATGA
- a CDS encoding phosphatase PAP2 family protein: protein MSRRGWREIVLLLGAFAAYSGARMLADPDLASARATAAALLDAERLLQLDVEAALNRAVTGTPWLAAAMSFWYAALHYLVTPLVLVWLYRRCPERYPVARNGLIIGSALGLVCYVLLPTAPPRLMPTGFVDTLASTADLGWWSSHASAPAGLGHFTNELAAMPSLHVGWAFWVAWAVPGLLPRMLGGLYAAITAVVVVGTANHWVLDAIAGVAVIAAGMLISGRLRRRPVPGRAEGDAVVARVPKQAMTCPDGPAGEVRPAEPVGAAV from the coding sequence ATGTCACGACGAGGATGGCGCGAGATCGTCCTGTTGTTGGGGGCGTTCGCCGCGTACAGCGGGGCGCGGATGCTGGCGGATCCGGATCTCGCCTCGGCCCGCGCCACCGCCGCGGCCCTGCTCGACGCGGAGCGTCTGCTGCAGCTTGACGTCGAGGCCGCCCTCAACCGGGCCGTGACCGGCACGCCGTGGCTGGCCGCCGCGATGTCGTTCTGGTATGCCGCCCTGCACTACCTCGTGACCCCGCTGGTGCTGGTCTGGCTCTACCGGCGGTGCCCGGAGCGCTACCCGGTGGCCCGCAACGGCCTGATCATCGGTTCCGCGCTCGGCCTGGTCTGCTACGTGCTGCTGCCGACCGCGCCGCCCCGGCTCATGCCCACGGGCTTCGTCGACACCCTCGCGAGCACGGCCGACCTGGGCTGGTGGTCGAGCCACGCGTCGGCGCCCGCCGGCCTCGGCCACTTCACCAACGAGCTCGCCGCCATGCCGTCGCTGCACGTGGGCTGGGCGTTCTGGGTCGCGTGGGCGGTGCCCGGCCTGCTGCCCCGGATGCTCGGCGGACTCTACGCCGCGATCACCGCGGTGGTGGTGGTCGGCACCGCCAATCACTGGGTACTTGACGCGATCGCCGGCGTAGCGGTGATCGCGGCCGGCATGCTGATATCCGGACGGCTGCGGCGCCGGCCGGTGCCTGGCCGTGCCGAGGGGGACGCCGTGGTCGCCCGGGTGCCGAAACAGGCCATGACCTGCCCCGACGGCCCGGCCGGCGAGGTGCGCCCCGCGGAGCCCGTGGGTGCCGCGGTGTAA
- a CDS encoding TetR/AcrR family transcriptional regulator, which produces MVRVSTRDEILRVAAERFAHFGYKGTSLQDIAAGVGCSKATLLYHFASKDAILAQLVEAAARELGELVARLEPLDAAAAQAAAIDGFVDLVLRYRREAALIYGGIPQFLQEPAFADLLPLTDALCAALAGRSDDASACVAAKVVLSGIVTVVIDEDKDPTELRAALLGVARRALIHPHEKD; this is translated from the coding sequence ATGGTTCGCGTCAGTACCCGCGATGAGATTCTCCGCGTCGCCGCCGAGCGGTTCGCCCATTTCGGGTACAAGGGCACCTCCCTGCAGGACATCGCCGCCGGGGTGGGATGCTCCAAGGCGACGCTGCTCTACCACTTCGCCAGCAAGGACGCGATCCTCGCCCAGCTTGTCGAGGCCGCCGCGCGCGAGCTCGGCGAGCTGGTCGCGCGGCTGGAGCCGCTCGACGCCGCCGCCGCCCAGGCCGCCGCCATCGACGGCTTCGTCGACCTCGTCCTGCGCTACCGGCGCGAGGCCGCGCTCATCTACGGCGGCATTCCGCAGTTCCTGCAGGAACCGGCGTTCGCCGACCTGCTCCCGCTCACCGACGCGCTCTGCGCCGCGCTCGCCGGGCGGTCCGATGACGCGAGCGCCTGCGTCGCCGCGAAAGTGGTCCTTTCCGGAATCGTCACCGTCGTCATCGACGAGGACAAGGACCCCACCGAGCTGCGGGCCGCCCTCCTGGGCGTGGCCCGGCGTGCCCTGATCCACCCTCACGAGAAGGACTGA
- a CDS encoding NAD(P)/FAD-dependent oxidoreductase, whose amino-acid sequence MAQRTAPRHRVVIVGAGFGGLFAAKALRRADVDITLINGTAYHLFQPLLYQVATGILSEGEIAPPIREILKRQENVDVKLGWVTDVDVAAKKVLVSAPGIDYSVEYDTLIVGAGASQSYFGNDQFADHAPGMKSIDDALELRARIFGAFELADLHEDPAERERWMTFVVVGAGPTGVEMAGQIAELAHRNLPGQYKHIDPRQARVILIDAVDAVLKTFGDRLSTRALRQLHLLGVEVELETKVVGVDATGIDVDTPRGRERIASMTKMWAAGVAAPPLSRKLAAATGVKTDRAGRILVEPDCTLPGHPEIFAVGDMMALDNLPGVAQVAIQSGRHAADQIKRRLAGRETGRKFTYFDKGSMATISRFHAVASIGKVHVSGFIGWLMWLAVHLLYLVGFKNRVTAVLHWFVSFLGRGRAERVATFQQAYARAAVREYGDPFERRRVTAGPDAGK is encoded by the coding sequence ATGGCGCAACGCACTGCCCCACGGCATCGTGTGGTGATCGTCGGAGCCGGGTTCGGCGGCCTCTTCGCCGCGAAGGCGCTGCGCCGGGCCGACGTCGACATCACGCTGATCAACGGCACCGCGTACCACCTCTTCCAGCCGTTGCTCTACCAGGTCGCGACCGGGATCCTCTCCGAGGGCGAGATCGCCCCGCCGATCCGCGAGATCCTCAAGCGCCAGGAGAACGTGGACGTCAAGCTGGGCTGGGTCACCGACGTCGACGTCGCGGCGAAGAAGGTCCTCGTCTCGGCGCCCGGCATCGACTACTCGGTCGAGTACGACACGCTCATCGTCGGCGCGGGCGCCAGCCAGTCCTACTTCGGCAACGACCAGTTCGCCGACCATGCGCCGGGCATGAAGAGCATCGACGACGCGCTCGAGCTGCGGGCCCGGATCTTCGGCGCCTTCGAGCTGGCCGACCTGCACGAGGACCCGGCCGAGCGGGAGCGGTGGATGACCTTCGTCGTCGTCGGCGCGGGGCCGACCGGCGTCGAGATGGCCGGGCAGATCGCCGAGCTGGCCCACCGCAACCTGCCCGGCCAGTACAAACACATCGACCCGCGCCAGGCCAGGGTGATCCTCATCGACGCCGTGGACGCGGTGCTGAAGACCTTCGGCGACCGTCTCTCCACCCGGGCGCTGCGCCAGTTGCACCTGCTCGGCGTCGAGGTCGAGCTGGAGACCAAGGTCGTCGGCGTGGACGCGACCGGCATCGACGTCGACACCCCGCGCGGACGCGAGCGCATCGCCTCGATGACGAAGATGTGGGCGGCCGGTGTCGCCGCCCCGCCGCTGTCCCGCAAGCTCGCCGCGGCCACCGGGGTGAAGACCGACCGGGCCGGCCGGATCCTGGTCGAGCCGGACTGCACGCTGCCCGGCCACCCGGAGATCTTCGCGGTCGGCGACATGATGGCCCTCGACAACCTGCCCGGTGTCGCCCAGGTGGCCATCCAGAGCGGACGGCACGCGGCCGACCAGATCAAGCGCCGCCTCGCGGGCCGGGAGACCGGCCGGAAGTTCACGTACTTCGACAAGGGCAGCATGGCGACCATCTCGCGCTTCCACGCGGTCGCCAGCATCGGCAAGGTGCACGTCTCCGGCTTCATCGGCTGGCTGATGTGGCTCGCCGTCCACCTGCTGTATCTCGTCGGCTTCAAGAACCGGGTGACGGCCGTGCTGCACTGGTTCGTCAGCTTCCTCGGCCGGGGTCGCGCCGAGCGCGTGGCGACCTTCCAGCAGGCGTACGCCCGGGCCGCGGTCCGCGAGTACGGCGATCCGTTCGAGCGCCGCAGGGTGACCGCCGGACCGGACGCCGGAAAGTAG